The Panicum hallii strain FIL2 chromosome 9, PHallii_v3.1, whole genome shotgun sequence genome has a window encoding:
- the LOC112878320 gene encoding CBL-interacting protein kinase 31 isoform X1, with amino-acid sequence MYRAKRAALSPKVKRRVGKYELGRTIGEGTFAKVRFAKNTENGEPVAIKILDKEKVQRHRLVEQIKREICTMKLVKHPNVVRLFEVMGSKARIFIVLEYVTGGELFETIATNGRLKEDEARKYFQQLINAVDYCHSRGVYHRDLKLENLLLDAAGNLKVSDFGLSALTEQVKADGLLHTTCGTPNYVAPEVIEDGGYDGATADIWSCGVILFVLLAGYLPFEDENIIALYKKISEAQFTCPSWFSAGAKNLIARILDPNPTTRTTIAQILEDPWFKKGYKPPVFDEKYQTSFDDVDAAFGDSEDRHVKEETEDQPTTMNAFELISLNQALNLENLFEAKKEYKRETRFTSQCPPKEIITKIEEAAKPLGFDIQKKKYKMRMENPKAGRKGNLNVATEVFQIAPSLHVVELKKAKGDTLEFQKFYRSLSTQLKDVVWKCDGEVEANSTAA; translated from the exons ATGTATAGGGCTAAGAGAGCTGCACTGTCACCAAAGGTGAAGCGCCGTGTTGGGAAGTATGAGCTCGGACGCACCATTGGGGAAGGAACCTTTGCAAAGGTCCGGTTTGCGAAGAACACTGAAAATGGGGAGCCTGTTGCTATCAAAATTCTTGACAAGGAGAAGGTTCAGAGGCACAGATTGGTTGAACAG ATTAAGCGTGAAATTTGTACTATGAAGTTAGTCAAGCATCCTAATGTTGTTCGACTGTTTGAG GTGATGGGAAGTAAAGCAAGAATTTTCATTGTTCTGGAATATGTTACTGGCGGAGAGCTTTTTGAAACCATT GCTACTAATGGAAGGTTGAAGGAAGACGAAGCACGGAAATATTTTCAGCAACTAATCAATGCAGTTGATTATTGCCACAGTAGGGGAGTGTACCACAGAGACTTGAAG TTAGAGAATTTGCTGCTTGATGCTGCTGGAAATCTCAAAGTATCCGACTTCGGTTTAAGTGCTTTAACTGAGCAAGTAAAG GCTGATGGTCTGCTTCATACTACATGTGGAACTCCCAACTATGTTGCTCCTGAG GTGATTGAGGATGGAGGCTATGATGGCGCAACTGCGGATATTTGGTCTTGTGGAGTAATCCTCTTTGTTCTTCTTGCTGGTTATTTACCTTTCGAGGATGAAAACATCATTGCCTTATACAAAAAG ATATCCGAAGCTCAGTTTACATGTCCCTCTTGGTTTTCGGCGGGAGCTAAGAACCTGATTGCCCGAATTCTTGATCCCAATCCTACAACT CGGACCACCATTGCTCAGATACTGGAAGATCCTTGGTTCAAAAAGGGATACAAGCCTCCTGTTTTTGAcgaaaaatatcaaactagtTTCGATGACGTTGATGCTGCTTTTGGAGACTCAGAA GACCGGCATGTGAAAGAGGAAACTGAAGATCAGCCAACCACAATGAATGCATTTGAACTGATTTCACTAAATCAGGCACTGAATCTGGAGAATTTGTTTGAGGCAAAGAAG GAGTATAAAAGAGAGACAAGATTCACCTCACAATGTCCTCCTAAGGAAATAATCACAAAGATAGAAGAGGCTGCAAAACCACTTGGATTTGACATTCAGAAGAAAAAATACAAG ATGAGGATGGAGAACCCGAAAGCAGGTAGAAAAGGCAATCTAAATGTTGCAACTGAG GTTTTTCAAATAGCCCCGTCCCTTCACGTGGTTGAGCTCAAGAAAGCAAAGGGGGATACTCTGGAGTTTCAAAAG TTCTACAGAAGTCTGTCGACCCAATTGAAGGATGTTGTGTGGAAGTGCGACGGCGAGGTCGAGGCCAACAGCACGGCAGCATGA
- the LOC112878320 gene encoding CBL-interacting protein kinase 31 isoform X2: protein MKLVKHPNVVRLFEVMGSKARIFIVLEYVTGGELFETIATNGRLKEDEARKYFQQLINAVDYCHSRGVYHRDLKLENLLLDAAGNLKVSDFGLSALTEQVKADGLLHTTCGTPNYVAPEVIEDGGYDGATADIWSCGVILFVLLAGYLPFEDENIIALYKKISEAQFTCPSWFSAGAKNLIARILDPNPTTRTTIAQILEDPWFKKGYKPPVFDEKYQTSFDDVDAAFGDSEDRHVKEETEDQPTTMNAFELISLNQALNLENLFEAKKEYKRETRFTSQCPPKEIITKIEEAAKPLGFDIQKKKYKMRMENPKAGRKGNLNVATEVFQIAPSLHVVELKKAKGDTLEFQKFYRSLSTQLKDVVWKCDGEVEANSTAA from the exons ATGAAGTTAGTCAAGCATCCTAATGTTGTTCGACTGTTTGAG GTGATGGGAAGTAAAGCAAGAATTTTCATTGTTCTGGAATATGTTACTGGCGGAGAGCTTTTTGAAACCATT GCTACTAATGGAAGGTTGAAGGAAGACGAAGCACGGAAATATTTTCAGCAACTAATCAATGCAGTTGATTATTGCCACAGTAGGGGAGTGTACCACAGAGACTTGAAG TTAGAGAATTTGCTGCTTGATGCTGCTGGAAATCTCAAAGTATCCGACTTCGGTTTAAGTGCTTTAACTGAGCAAGTAAAG GCTGATGGTCTGCTTCATACTACATGTGGAACTCCCAACTATGTTGCTCCTGAG GTGATTGAGGATGGAGGCTATGATGGCGCAACTGCGGATATTTGGTCTTGTGGAGTAATCCTCTTTGTTCTTCTTGCTGGTTATTTACCTTTCGAGGATGAAAACATCATTGCCTTATACAAAAAG ATATCCGAAGCTCAGTTTACATGTCCCTCTTGGTTTTCGGCGGGAGCTAAGAACCTGATTGCCCGAATTCTTGATCCCAATCCTACAACT CGGACCACCATTGCTCAGATACTGGAAGATCCTTGGTTCAAAAAGGGATACAAGCCTCCTGTTTTTGAcgaaaaatatcaaactagtTTCGATGACGTTGATGCTGCTTTTGGAGACTCAGAA GACCGGCATGTGAAAGAGGAAACTGAAGATCAGCCAACCACAATGAATGCATTTGAACTGATTTCACTAAATCAGGCACTGAATCTGGAGAATTTGTTTGAGGCAAAGAAG GAGTATAAAAGAGAGACAAGATTCACCTCACAATGTCCTCCTAAGGAAATAATCACAAAGATAGAAGAGGCTGCAAAACCACTTGGATTTGACATTCAGAAGAAAAAATACAAG ATGAGGATGGAGAACCCGAAAGCAGGTAGAAAAGGCAATCTAAATGTTGCAACTGAG GTTTTTCAAATAGCCCCGTCCCTTCACGTGGTTGAGCTCAAGAAAGCAAAGGGGGATACTCTGGAGTTTCAAAAG TTCTACAGAAGTCTGTCGACCCAATTGAAGGATGTTGTGTGGAAGTGCGACGGCGAGGTCGAGGCCAACAGCACGGCAGCATGA